In one window of uncultured Fusobacterium sp. DNA:
- a CDS encoding glycosyltransferase, translating into MDLSIIVPIYNVEEYLSECLKSLYKISNLRYEVILVNDGSKDNSYKIMEEFKELYPNKTVIINKENGGLSSARNAGIKVAKGKYISFIDSDDFIDTDEFEKFVIEGIKSRVDIAVGNMRYYSPGRIGEPLFRARRIKELGVVTGIEFLWNLFQAPKCYREEVVDDIYRKDFIIKNRLFFNEKIVHEDSEFTTLAYLRAKKVKYIDKAFYFYRQREGSIMNKVSEKSIVSLEEICEKLFVEYKNLMNKNGREALAALILSFYSTVIYKRYNGGGDYKRVHRRYKELYRELKKEAQSNIEQKLLSFSIFIPNTIRKVLGKEISNVQKVPKF; encoded by the coding sequence ATGGATTTAAGTATTATAGTTCCAATATATAATGTAGAGGAATATCTATCAGAATGTTTAAAAAGTTTGTATAAAATAAGTAACTTAAGATATGAAGTGATTTTAGTTAATGATGGGTCAAAAGATAATAGTTATAAAATAATGGAAGAGTTTAAAGAGCTTTATCCTAATAAGACTGTAATAATCAATAAAGAGAATGGAGGACTTTCATCAGCAAGAAATGCAGGTATAAAAGTAGCTAAAGGGAAATATATCTCTTTTATTGATAGTGATGATTTTATTGATACAGATGAATTTGAAAAATTTGTAATAGAGGGTATAAAATCAAGAGTGGATATAGCTGTAGGAAATATGAGATACTACTCTCCTGGAAGAATAGGAGAACCTCTTTTTAGAGCTAGAAGGATAAAAGAATTAGGAGTAGTAACTGGAATAGAATTTTTATGGAATCTATTTCAAGCTCCTAAATGTTATAGAGAAGAGGTTGTAGATGATATATATAGAAAAGATTTTATTATTAAAAATAGATTATTTTTTAATGAAAAAATAGTTCATGAAGATAGTGAATTTACAACTTTAGCTTATTTAAGAGCAAAAAAAGTAAAATATATAGATAAGGCTTTCTACTTTTATAGACAAAGAGAAGGTAGTATAATGAATAAGGTTTCAGAAAAGAGTATAGTTTCTTTGGAGGAAATCTGTGAAAAATTATTTGTTGAATATAAAAATTTAATGAATAAAAATGGAAGAGAGGCATTAGCAGCTTTAATTTTAAGTTTTTACTCTACAGTTATATATAAAAGATATAATGGTGGAGGAGATTATAAAAGAGTACATAGAAGATATAAAGAGTTATATAGAGAATTAAAAAAAGAAGCACAATCTAATATAGAGCAAAAACTTTTAAGTTTTTCTATTTTTATTCCTAATACAATTAGAAAAGTTTTAGGAAAAGAGATTAGCAATGTTCAAAAGGTTCCTAAATTTTAA
- the rapZ gene encoding RNase adapter RapZ: MKKKIVIVTGLSGSGKTTALNVLEDLGYYTVDNLPCEIGVSFINSSIEKIALGMDIRSFKKIEEFTNFLKDLKKNEEVSCSIIFLQASKEVILNRYNLTRRKHPVEEKTLLQSIRREREIMAEIKELSTGIIDTSYDKPKELIEKLKIVLKLDEDIKDINIHVQSFGFKYGIPIDVDLVFDVRFLPNPYYIEELKSKSGLDKEVSDYVMSFDISQEFYKKLMDMLDFLIPHYIKEGKKHLTIGIGCSGGKHRSVTFAELINKELSEIENLNVYISHREKERGNW; encoded by the coding sequence ATGAAAAAGAAAATAGTAATTGTAACAGGGTTAAGTGGAAGTGGAAAAACAACAGCTTTAAATGTATTAGAAGATTTAGGGTATTATACTGTAGATAATCTTCCTTGTGAAATTGGGGTTTCGTTTATAAATTCATCAATAGAAAAAATAGCTTTGGGAATGGATATTAGATCTTTTAAGAAAATAGAAGAATTTACAAATTTTTTAAAAGATTTAAAAAAGAATGAAGAGGTAAGTTGTTCTATTATATTTTTACAAGCTTCTAAAGAGGTTATTTTAAATAGATATAATCTGACTAGAAGAAAACATCCAGTAGAGGAGAAAACTTTACTTCAAAGTATAAGAAGAGAAAGAGAGATAATGGCAGAGATAAAAGAACTATCTACTGGGATAATAGATACTAGTTATGATAAACCCAAAGAGTTAATAGAAAAACTAAAAATAGTTCTTAAACTAGATGAAGATATAAAAGATATAAATATTCATGTTCAATCATTTGGTTTTAAATATGGAATTCCTATTGATGTAGATTTAGTTTTTGATGTAAGATTTTTGCCAAATCCCTATTACATAGAGGAATTAAAATCTAAAAGTGGTTTAGATAAAGAGGTTTCTGATTATGTTATGAGTTTTGATATTTCACAAGAGTTTTATAAAAAGTTAATGGATATGCTTGATTTTTTAATTCCTCACTACATAAAAGAGGGAAAAAAACATTTAACAATTGGAATAGGTTGCAGTGGAGGAAAACATCGTTCTGTTACTTTTGCTGAATTAATAAATAAGGAGTTGTCAGAGATAGAAAATCTCAATGTGTATATAAGTCATAGAGAGAAAGAGAGAGGAAATTGGTAA
- the uvrC gene encoding excinuclease ABC subunit UvrC, with translation MVKNFDIKKIDIPENPGVYLMKKDKKIIYIGKAKNLKNRVTSYFNREHESEKTKELVKNIEDIEFIICNSELDALVLENNLIKKHLPKYNILLKDEKTYPYIRISKEDFPNIKIIRTTKALDNKNGVYFGPYPFGAWNLKKALVKIFKIRDCDRDMSKVYPRPCLKYFMKMCPGPCTYKEIFNDYNNQIEKVKKLLKGKEKEVLDLLKKDMEIAAENMEFEKAIALREQIKEVENAVVNQITEYGKELDEDVFLMKQEGNKIFICVLNVREGKILGKTSTNIDIENKIFLNLEEEIVSAFYLKHPIPKSIIFQESFEKKFENLENNLQLQKGGKIEFHYPKIKSRRKELLDMGELNLARDIENYFKKKSVIEEGLYKIYKELKLKRYPRKIECFDISNIQGKDAVASMSVSVEGRASKKDYRKFKITCKDTPDDFAMMREVIKRRYGKLSEHEFPDIVLIDGGLGQINAAGEVFREIGKDGIAELLSLAKRDEEIYKYGESVPYSFPKEWEALKIFQRVRDEAHRFGITYHRKLRSKRVISSQLDKVEGVGKKRKEILLKEFGSVEKILGEDIDSLARFVPKKVAENILTTLKKSDN, from the coding sequence TTGGTAAAAAATTTTGATATAAAAAAAATAGATATTCCTGAAAATCCAGGTGTCTATTTAATGAAAAAGGATAAAAAGATTATTTATATAGGAAAAGCAAAAAATTTAAAAAATAGAGTAACTTCTTATTTTAATAGAGAACATGAAAGTGAAAAAACAAAAGAGTTAGTAAAAAATATAGAAGATATAGAATTTATAATCTGTAATAGTGAATTAGATGCTTTAGTTTTAGAAAATAATCTAATAAAAAAACATTTACCAAAATATAATATTCTTTTAAAAGATGAAAAAACTTACCCATATATTAGAATCAGTAAGGAAGATTTTCCAAATATAAAGATTATTAGAACAACTAAAGCTCTTGATAATAAAAATGGAGTTTATTTTGGACCATATCCCTTTGGAGCATGGAATTTAAAAAAAGCTTTAGTAAAGATATTTAAAATAAGAGATTGTGATAGAGATATGAGTAAAGTATATCCTCGCCCTTGTTTAAAATATTTTATGAAAATGTGTCCTGGTCCTTGTACATATAAAGAGATTTTTAATGATTACAATAATCAGATAGAAAAAGTAAAAAAATTATTAAAGGGAAAAGAGAAAGAAGTTCTAGATCTTTTAAAAAAAGATATGGAAATAGCTGCAGAAAATATGGAGTTTGAAAAAGCTATTGCATTAAGAGAGCAAATTAAAGAGGTAGAGAATGCAGTAGTTAATCAAATTACAGAATATGGTAAAGAGTTAGATGAAGATGTATTCCTTATGAAACAAGAGGGAAATAAAATTTTTATCTGTGTATTAAATGTGAGAGAGGGAAAAATTCTTGGAAAAACCTCAACAAATATAGATATAGAGAATAAGATTTTTTTAAATTTAGAAGAAGAGATAGTTTCAGCTTTTTATTTAAAACATCCTATTCCTAAAAGTATTATTTTTCAAGAAAGTTTTGAAAAGAAATTTGAAAATTTAGAAAATAATTTACAACTTCAAAAAGGTGGTAAAATAGAGTTTCATTATCCTAAAATTAAAAGTAGAAGAAAAGAACTTTTAGATATGGGAGAATTAAATTTAGCTAGAGATATTGAAAATTATTTTAAAAAGAAATCTGTAATAGAAGAGGGATTATATAAGATTTATAAAGAGTTAAAATTAAAAAGATATCCTAGAAAAATTGAGTGTTTTGATATTTCAAATATTCAAGGAAAGGATGCTGTTGCCTCAATGAGTGTTTCTGTTGAGGGAAGAGCTTCAAAAAAAGATTATAGAAAGTTTAAAATTACATGTAAAGATACTCCAGATGACTTTGCTATGATGAGAGAGGTAATCAAAAGAAGATATGGAAAATTATCTGAACATGAGTTTCCTGATATAGTTCTTATAGATGGAGGACTAGGGCAGATAAATGCAGCTGGAGAAGTATTTCGTGAGATTGGTAAAGATGGGATAGCAGAATTATTAAGCCTTGCTAAAAGAGATGAGGAGATATATAAATATGGAGAGTCAGTACCTTACTCTTTTCCTAAAGAATGGGAAGCATTAAAAATTTTTCAAAGAGTTAGGGATGAAGCCCATAGATTTGGAATTACATACCATAGAAAATTAAGAAGTAAAAGAGTTATTTCTTCACAACTTGATAAAGTTGAAGGAGTTGGAAAGAAAAGAAAGGAGATTCTTCTTAAGGAGTTTGGTTCAGTAGAAAAAATACTAGGAGAAGATATAGACTCATTAGCAAGATTTGTTCCCAAAAAAGTAGCAGAAAATATATTAACAACTTTAAAAAAGAGTGATAACTAG
- the zupT gene encoding zinc transporter ZupT: MFLDENSLRALALSFVAGMSTLLGALIVFIVKKKSERLVSGSLGFAAGVMISVSFTDLLPNSNELLQNYLGEKLGIVVSTIFLLLGVMIAGGLDRFVPHIEEIEESEEYSHQNLFRVGFISTLAIGLHNFPEGIATFMAGYNDLALGLSITLAIAVHNIPEGISVAIPIYHSTGNIKKAFKYTFLSGIAEPVGALVAFLVLRPYINDLTLGIIFSIISGVMLYIAIEELIPSSRQYGYTKTALVFIFVGIVLMPLTHII; encoded by the coding sequence ATGTTTTTAGATGAAAATAGTTTGAGGGCATTAGCTCTCTCTTTTGTAGCTGGTATGTCTACTTTATTAGGAGCTTTAATAGTATTTATAGTAAAAAAGAAAAGTGAAAGACTAGTAAGTGGATCTTTAGGATTTGCCGCTGGAGTAATGATAAGTGTTTCTTTTACAGATTTATTACCTAATTCAAATGAGCTATTACAAAACTATTTAGGAGAAAAGCTGGGAATAGTGGTAAGTACAATTTTTCTTTTATTAGGAGTGATGATAGCAGGAGGATTAGACAGATTTGTCCCACATATAGAAGAGATTGAAGAGAGTGAAGAATATTCACATCAAAATCTTTTTAGAGTAGGATTTATTTCAACTTTAGCTATTGGATTACACAATTTTCCAGAGGGGATAGCTACTTTTATGGCAGGATATAATGATTTAGCCTTAGGGCTTTCCATTACTTTAGCTATAGCTGTTCATAATATACCAGAAGGGATTTCAGTGGCTATACCTATTTATCATTCTACTGGAAATATAAAAAAAGCTTTTAAATATACATTTTTATCAGGAATAGCAGAGCCAGTAGGAGCTTTAGTTGCATTTTTAGTTTTAAGACCATATATTAATGATTTAACTTTAGGAATAATATTTTCTATAATTTCAGGAGTAATGTTATATATAGCAATAGAGGAACTTATTCCAAGTTCAAGACAATATGGATATACAAAAACAGCTTTGGTGTTTATATTTGTAGGAATTGTATTAATGCCACTTACTCATATAATTTAA
- a CDS encoding PP2C family protein-serine/threonine phosphatase yields MMYFVFILIVGMLLYYFKKKEEYMVESMMTILTSIRNKKQLENVPEILKEEYEDTIKNVIKQDLELENSIEELKEYRKELEGTYNSLVQKSTQLEYSNQLLERRVENLSNLNSLSRAVLSVLDLDNIINTILDAYFVLTGAKRISLYLWEEEGLINKRIKGECNFKENLYFSEETMKTFTLKDYKEIYKNLSKRFDLAHDEEIVISPLVVKDKQLGVIYVIEDKFKMIDLDEETISALVIQVAIAINNAKIYSELLIKERISNELDVASRIQKKILPADMDEIFGLEIAQYFEPAKEIGGDYYDYTILDNNVFSITIADVSGKGVPAAFLMALGRSVLKTLTLTGDFAPNDNLNELNKIIYSDITEDMFITMIHSKYDKETRTLYYSNAGHNPLIVYRANSDSIELHTVKGVAIGFLDNYNYRQGEIQLEKGDIVVFYTDGITEAENKNKEMFGLDRLKEIVYENKKKSPKELRKAILEGINRFREEYEQTDDLTFVILKSNI; encoded by the coding sequence ATGATGTATTTTGTTTTTATACTTATAGTAGGAATGTTATTGTATTATTTTAAAAAGAAAGAAGAGTATATGGTAGAAAGTATGATGACAATTCTTACAAGTATTAGGAACAAAAAACAACTAGAAAATGTTCCTGAAATATTAAAAGAAGAGTATGAAGATACTATAAAAAATGTTATAAAACAAGATTTAGAGTTAGAAAATTCAATTGAAGAGTTAAAAGAATATAGAAAAGAATTAGAGGGAACTTATAATTCATTAGTACAAAAATCAACACAATTAGAGTATAGTAATCAACTTCTTGAAAGAAGAGTTGAAAATCTTTCTAATCTAAATTCACTATCTAGAGCAGTTCTTTCAGTATTAGATTTAGATAATATAATAAATACAATATTAGATGCCTATTTTGTTCTTACAGGAGCTAAAAGAATATCTCTATATCTTTGGGAAGAGGAAGGTCTAATAAATAAAAGAATAAAAGGTGAATGTAATTTTAAAGAAAATCTATATTTTAGTGAAGAAACAATGAAAACTTTTACTTTAAAAGATTATAAAGAAATATATAAAAATTTATCTAAAAGATTTGACTTAGCTCACGATGAAGAGATTGTAATATCACCTTTAGTTGTAAAAGATAAGCAATTGGGAGTAATTTATGTAATAGAAGATAAGTTTAAGATGATTGATTTAGATGAAGAAACTATCTCAGCTTTAGTTATTCAAGTTGCAATTGCTATAAATAATGCTAAAATTTATTCTGAACTTTTAATAAAAGAGAGAATTTCCAATGAATTAGACGTTGCATCTAGAATACAAAAGAAAATTTTACCAGCAGATATGGATGAAATTTTTGGTTTAGAGATTGCTCAATATTTTGAACCAGCTAAAGAGATAGGAGGAGACTATTATGATTATACTATTTTAGATAATAATGTCTTTTCAATAACAATTGCTGATGTAAGTGGAAAAGGTGTTCCTGCAGCCTTTTTAATGGCTTTAGGAAGATCAGTTTTAAAAACTCTTACTTTAACTGGAGATTTTGCACCAAATGATAACTTAAATGAATTGAACAAAATTATCTATTCAGATATAACAGAAGATATGTTTATAACAATGATTCATAGTAAATATGATAAAGAAACTAGAACTCTTTATTATTCAAATGCTGGTCATAATCCATTAATTGTTTATAGAGCTAATAGTGATAGTATAGAGTTACATACAGTAAAAGGAGTTGCAATTGGATTCTTAGATAATTATAATTATAGACAAGGAGAGATCCAATTAGAAAAAGGAGATATAGTTGTCTTCTATACTGATGGAATTACTGAAGCTGAAAATAAAAATAAAGAGATGTTTGGTTTAGATAGATTAAAAGAGATTGTATATGAAAATAAAAAGAAATCTCCAAAGGAATTAAGAAAGGCAATACTTGAAGGAATTAATAGATTTAGAGAGGAATATGAACAAACAGATGATTTAACATTTGTAATTTTAAAGAGTAATATTTAA
- a CDS encoding lipopolysaccharide biosynthesis protein, translating into MKQLKYLFTDRLVVNFIHIFGGDAFASLLSIFSISFITKSLGMEKYGFIILIQGIVSLIDGIFNFQSWQGIIKFFPIVKNDEKELKTLIKFSYILDLLTAFLAFFIIFVFNSLIGNFYNFTGEERIVLIIFSLYIIFNIQGTPIGILRSFDRFDYLRNQRVIVAIFNFILLGIGFLLKLSIFYFIGVYFLTNVLNSFLLNYFAMKELKRRKIKGIFKEKFSFNKEFFKFTCLTNFNSSLDIPIQYFDNLLIGKMLSLEQLGVYKICKTIAVVLDKVGTPLYQTLYPYFCERVIEKKYIEIFKKSLKISSFLFIISLFILFFMNIIGFQIFSKIFSNTILNYKLEINLYLLVKMLATIFIVIHPLFLAMGYIKIETKIVFITNLLYLLVLFIFIKKFALIGVILAYGLQVFLILLMKGVIILKEINNYNGNIE; encoded by the coding sequence TTGAAACAATTAAAATATTTATTTACTGATAGATTAGTAGTAAATTTTATACATATTTTTGGAGGAGATGCTTTTGCTTCTCTTCTTTCTATTTTTTCTATTTCCTTTATAACTAAGAGTTTAGGAATGGAAAAGTATGGATTTATAATTTTAATACAAGGGATTGTTTCTTTAATAGATGGTATTTTTAATTTTCAATCTTGGCAAGGAATAATAAAATTTTTTCCAATAGTAAAAAATGATGAAAAAGAGTTAAAAACTTTAATAAAATTTAGCTATATTTTAGATTTACTTACAGCCTTTTTAGCTTTTTTTATAATTTTTGTATTTAATTCTTTAATAGGAAATTTTTATAATTTTACTGGAGAAGAGAGAATAGTATTGATAATATTTTCATTATATATAATTTTTAATATTCAAGGGACTCCTATTGGGATTTTAAGAAGTTTTGATAGATTTGATTATCTTAGAAATCAGAGAGTAATTGTAGCTATTTTTAATTTTATTTTATTAGGAATAGGTTTTTTATTAAAATTAAGTATTTTTTATTTTATAGGAGTATATTTTCTTACAAATGTTTTAAATTCTTTTTTACTTAATTATTTTGCTATGAAAGAGTTAAAAAGAAGGAAAATTAAAGGAATTTTTAAGGAAAAATTTTCCTTTAATAAAGAATTTTTTAAATTTACATGTTTAACAAATTTTAATTCAAGTTTGGATATTCCTATTCAATATTTTGATAATCTTTTAATAGGAAAAATGCTCTCTTTAGAACAATTAGGAGTATATAAGATTTGTAAAACAATAGCTGTGGTTTTAGATAAGGTAGGAACTCCTCTTTATCAAACTCTCTATCCATATTTTTGTGAAAGAGTTATAGAAAAGAAATATATAGAAATATTTAAAAAGAGTTTAAAAATCTCAAGTTTTCTTTTTATAATATCATTATTTATTCTTTTTTTTATGAATATTATAGGTTTTCAAATATTTTCGAAAATTTTTTCAAATACAATTTTAAATTATAAATTAGAGATAAATCTTTATCTCTTAGTAAAGATGTTAGCAACAATATTTATTGTGATTCATCCATTATTTTTAGCAATGGGATATATAAAAATAGAAACAAAGATTGTTTTTATTACAAATTTATTGTATTTATTAGTATTGTTTATATTTATAAAAAAATTTGCTTTAATAGGCGTAATTTTAGCTTATGGATTACAAGTATTTTTAATTTTATTGATGAAAGGAGTTATAATTTTAAAGGAGATTAATAATTATAATGGAAATATTGAATAA
- a CDS encoding glycosyltransferase: MIPKKIHYIWLGKNSHPNLMDICINSWKEKLPSYKIEEWNEENLDFDITIKKNRFLQECYKRKLWAFLSDYFRIKVLYEEGGVYLDTDMQIIKNIDNLLDNDFFIGEESEGVISAGIIGVVPKHPLIKKILDFYEEEIWNEPIFTIPDIITKVINREYSLKKSGENIKIADRMIIYPSKYFYPYHFTEEFKYECIKSDTYGIHWWGKSWAQKKDLSKLYFLEFKHYKGIKKVIVETLILTRTMKYVKNSKILINLSKKI; the protein is encoded by the coding sequence ATGATACCTAAAAAAATTCATTATATTTGGTTAGGAAAAAATTCACATCCCAATCTTATGGATATATGTATCAACTCTTGGAAAGAGAAATTACCCTCTTATAAAATTGAAGAATGGAATGAAGAAAATTTAGATTTTGATATAACAATAAAGAAAAATAGATTTTTACAAGAGTGTTATAAAAGAAAATTATGGGCTTTTCTTTCAGATTACTTTAGAATAAAAGTTTTGTATGAAGAGGGAGGGGTCTATTTAGATACAGATATGCAAATTATAAAAAATATAGATAATCTATTAGATAATGATTTTTTTATAGGAGAAGAGAGTGAAGGAGTTATAAGTGCAGGAATTATTGGCGTTGTTCCTAAGCATCCTTTGATAAAAAAGATTTTAGATTTTTATGAGGAAGAGATTTGGAATGAACCTATATTTACTATTCCAGATATAATAACTAAAGTTATAAATAGAGAGTATTCTTTAAAAAAATCTGGGGAAAATATAAAAATAGCAGATAGAATGATAATTTATCCTTCTAAGTACTTTTATCCTTATCATTTTACTGAAGAGTTTAAATATGAGTGTATTAAATCAGATACATATGGAATTCATTGGTGGGGAAAGAGTTGGGCACAGAAAAAAGATTTATCAAAATTATATTTTTTAGAGTTTAAACATTATAAGGGAATAAAAAAAGTGATAGTAGAAACTCTTATTCTTACAAGAACAATGAAATATGTAAAAAACTCTAAAATTTTAATAAATTTAAGTAAAAAAATTTAG
- a CDS encoding pyridoxamine kinase translates to MEHLVKKVAAIHDLSGYGRASLTTIIPILSNMKVQVCPVPTAILSTHTGGFEGYSFIDLTDYMQEHINHWKKLNLEFDCIYSGFLGSARQIEIVADFIDYFGKKAKFTVVDPVMGDNGKLYKTMGEDMVNGMRNLIQKADIITPNFTEVMYLLGKDYKEDITEEKVKKYLKELSQMGPKIVIATSVPDTNSNELDKKTSVVAYDRENDVFWRVSCKYIPASYPGTGDAYTSVVIGSLLQGDSLPIAIERGVQFITQCIMASYGFKYPSKEGVLLEKMLDVLKVPMISTNYEMLK, encoded by the coding sequence ATGGAACATCTAGTAAAAAAAGTAGCAGCGATACATGATTTATCAGGATATGGAAGAGCTTCATTAACAACAATAATTCCTATATTATCAAATATGAAAGTTCAAGTTTGTCCTGTTCCTACTGCAATTCTTTCAACACACACAGGAGGATTTGAAGGATATAGTTTTATTGATTTAACTGATTATATGCAAGAGCATATCAATCATTGGAAAAAATTAAACTTAGAGTTTGATTGTATCTATTCAGGATTTTTAGGTTCAGCTAGACAGATAGAGATAGTAGCTGATTTTATAGATTATTTTGGAAAAAAGGCAAAATTTACTGTAGTTGATCCTGTTATGGGAGATAATGGAAAATTGTACAAAACAATGGGAGAAGATATGGTTAATGGAATGAGAAATCTCATTCAAAAAGCTGATATTATAACTCCTAATTTTACAGAAGTGATGTATCTTTTAGGAAAGGATTATAAAGAGGATATAACTGAGGAAAAAGTAAAAAAATATTTAAAAGAACTATCTCAAATGGGACCTAAAATAGTAATTGCTACAAGTGTTCCAGATACTAATAGTAATGAACTTGATAAAAAGACAAGTGTAGTAGCCTACGATAGAGAAAATGATGTTTTCTGGAGAGTTAGTTGTAAGTATATTCCAGCTTCATATCCTGGAACTGGAGATGCATATACAAGTGTTGTAATAGGTAGTTTACTTCAAGGGGATAGTTTACCTATTGCTATTGAAAGAGGAGTACAGTTTATAACACAGTGTATAATGGCTAGTTATGGATTTAAATATCCAAGTAAAGAGGGAGTACTTTTAGAGAAAATGCTAGATGTTTTAAAAGTTCCAATGATTTCTACAAATTATGAAATGTTAAAATAA
- a CDS encoding DUF1385 domain-containing protein, with amino-acid sequence MKERISIGGQAVIEGVMMRSPSYIATAVRKPSGEIVYKRTKISSKKSKLAETPFLRGVVMLFDALVMGIKELTFSANEAEEKEEEQLSQKEAILTTVISLGLGIGLFIVLPSLIGSFLFLNNKIYSNLLEAVLRLLFFILYIWLISFSKDVKRVYEYHGAEHKSIYAYENGMELTPENAKKFTTLHPRCGTSFLLIVMLIAIVVFSIIDFVFPTPTTIVARIGLKVLLRVILMPLIAGISYEIQRYSSKHLDNKCIKALAFPGLSLQRITTKEPDLQQLEVAIVAIKAALDEKVENAREIIK; translated from the coding sequence ATGAAAGAGAGAATAAGTATAGGAGGACAAGCTGTAATAGAGGGAGTAATGATGAGAAGTCCTAGTTACATAGCAACAGCAGTAAGGAAACCTTCTGGAGAAATTGTATATAAAAGAACAAAAATTTCAAGTAAAAAGAGTAAATTAGCAGAAACTCCATTTCTAAGAGGGGTGGTTATGTTATTTGATGCATTGGTGATGGGAATAAAAGAATTAACATTTTCTGCTAATGAGGCTGAAGAAAAAGAGGAAGAGCAATTAAGTCAAAAAGAAGCTATTTTAACTACTGTTATCTCTTTGGGATTAGGGATAGGGTTATTTATAGTTTTACCTTCTCTTATTGGAAGTTTTTTATTCTTAAATAATAAAATATATTCTAATTTATTAGAAGCAGTATTAAGACTATTATTTTTTATTTTGTATATTTGGCTTATATCTTTTTCTAAAGATGTAAAAAGAGTTTATGAGTATCATGGAGCTGAACACAAATCTATATATGCTTATGAAAATGGAATGGAGTTAACTCCAGAAAATGCTAAAAAATTTACAACTCTTCATCCTAGATGTGGAACTAGTTTTTTACTAATAGTAATGTTAATAGCTATTGTGGTATTTTCTATAATAGATTTTGTATTTCCAACTCCTACAACTATTGTAGCTAGAATAGGATTAAAAGTTTTATTAAGAGTTATATTAATGCCATTAATAGCAGGGATTTCATATGAAATACAAAGATATAGTTCAAAACATTTAGATAATAAATGTATAAAAGCATTAGCTTTTCCAGGTCTTTCATTACAAAGAATAACTACAAAAGAACCAGATTTACAACAATTAGAAGTTGCTATTGTAGCTATAAAAGCTGCTTTAGATGAAAAGGTTGAGAATGCAAGGGAAATAATAAAATAA